In the Diceros bicornis minor isolate mBicDic1 chromosome X, mDicBic1.mat.cur, whole genome shotgun sequence genome, TGGGACAAAGATAAGCAAATTGATTGGAAAACAGCATGGTGACAACCAGTGGATGTCACACAACATGAAACTGAAGTGGGATCAATGCATCTCTGTGCTGTTTTTGTGAGCAGAGCTCAGCAGTCCAAGACCATGGGCAAAGTCATGGCATACAGGGCCATCCCAGAAGTGAGGAACAGCACAGAGGgtaaggcagagggaggaggggctaagaGCTATATAGTGCAGAGATGAAACAGGGGACCCGACTTATGGAACAAAGTTGAGGTGGAGAAGGAGGCAGGCAGAGGAAGCCAAGATGTAATAGCTTGGCTCAGAGAGCAGGAAAGGGTGGAAGGCTGAaagtaacttctctgagcctgtttccttacctGTCCTTAGGGGGCAATGGTGAGCACTGCCTAAAAGCTTTGTTGCCTGTGAGGTTGGACTGTGATAACGGATAGATTGATTGGTTATGAGCAAGGTCCTGCCCAGAAGGGCTAGGAACTAACTCATAGAAATGTGAAAATGTTCAACTTGTCTCTTTATGAAGTACACATTCTCAGACTTTCTAGCTAtttcttgctctctctgcttGACCAGATTGACAACTCTCAGCGAGTTGGGCCAGTGTCCACATAATTCCCTCAGAGTGAGTCTGCCTGTGTTCCCCAAAAACTAACACACCAAAACCTACAGCACACACATCCTCACTACAATTCAACTTTGGGAAACAAATCTCTCCAGGCAAACACAGGAGTCTCAAACCAACATCAGTTTCCTAACCCAAGTGGTGAGATCCAGTTTGCTCACTTTCCTTATATAGAACTATCCTCAGAGGATAGTAATTTTCAGGTGCCTCTGAGGATAATTCCCTAAAAGCAGTTCCCAACGTGTTTGGACAATGGCAGCCCTGTCAGAATAAGTGTCTTCCCCTCCAAGGAGATGTCTTAGAAGGCAACAAGACTTATTTGGACATATTGCTGGGCTGTTCATTTAAACCCCAGCCTGCAGTCTTTATGTACATGGTTTTTAGTGTTCCCAGGAGAATGCTGTAAGAAATAGTCAAACCTTGATTAACCAGAGTCAATCTTCATCAAGATCTCAACCAGAATTTGCATTTGGcttaaggaagaagggagggaagttTAAAGAAATTATGCAGAGATCTGggctttatttcataaagcaaaacaaaacacaatcaaataacaaaataacgacaaaaaaaccccaccaaacaaaacaaaacaaaaacaaaaatgatttcAAAGAGTGCCCAGAGCTAGTATATATTTAGCCATGACAAACAATCAGTCATAGTGGAAAAAGCATGAAATCTGAGTGCAAATCCCGACTTAAACTTCCTAGCTGTGAGACCCTGGGCAAGTAGAttcttctttctcactctctatttcctcttttgtCAAATTAGGGTAATAATAGCTATCTCATGAGATAATTGTGGGATTCAATCAGAAAATATGTGTCAAGCTCTTGTGCATTGTATCTGGCAAATACAAGGTACCCAGTAAATGTCACTTTTCCCTTTACTATCTTTATCTACTTAATCTACAACATGACCGGCATTGTCCCCAGTCCAgaatttttgttctttgtgatCGTACAACCCAGGACCCACCCCCCCTTCTCTTGAATAAGGGCTCTACACTGAGGTATCTCTGGAACAAAGTGGTCTGTTGAGAAGCTCACCAGGAGAGAGAGTTGCTCACCTTTGACCACAAGCTTCACAATGTCGCTGCGCTGCTCAGAGCCTACCCGCCCCTTGGCAGTACAGAAATAGGAGCCCGAGTTGGCCACCTCTGCAGGCTTGAAGAGTAAGGTACTCAAGGCTGCTACTTTGATGGGTTCCTGGTCCTGAATTTGTTCCTTGTACCAAGCATAACTGATAGGAGGAGAACCCCGAGCCTGGCATTGAAGGCTAATCCTCATTCCCTGGGGCACTGTGAAGCCGTAGCCACTGCCAGTCGTCACTGTGGGCTTGGAAACAGAGACTGCAAAGACAAGAGAGGAGGCTCTGGAAAGTTACAAGAATATTAGAACACAAAGCTAAGTCATCCCTTTTGGGTATAGGGTTATGTATATATCTGCAAAAGGAACTAAAAGGGACTCCTGACTCAGGATGGAGGAAGGGAATAGgacaatgtaaataaaaatagcgTCCTTTGGAAGATTAGGTACTGTTTTGTACTATCTGGGGTTTTGAATGATCTGGAGTTAaaaatcaactgactttaaaaaaataatatagtttTATTAGAGTTTTATTGAATACAAAACTCATTAGAGCTTTTGGATTATCTGCAGTTTTCGATCACCAGGGCCAGATCTTTGTAAAATTGTCAAGCCAGCAAAGCTTATCTTGGGTAACCCTGCACCCCTTTCCCCAGAGCTTCTCTGTCAGCTATTGACTCTCCAATATCCTGAtcatatatacttatttttatgagttttaaGACCCAGAGCCCGAGGAGGGTAACCAGACTATATATGCTAGAATTTCCGTGGCACTTGAAGGAATAGAGATTTGAAGGCCAGGAACCCTTCCCAACACTTCTTAAATTCTGTCATGAGAGTGATGACTCTGAGGATCCTCTGTCTGGCCACTTCCTCTGATTACCCTATATAATTGAAAAGAGACTATGTACAGGTGAAGAAAGATCTCTGGGTTTCTCAGGGTTTTCTAGGATTACAGTCTTCTATTGGGTCTTTGCCCATCAGCGCTTTCCTACCCCTACAGTGACTCACGTTTCTGGATGCGGAGCTCAATGATCTTATCTCTCACTACTTCGTTGCCAGCAAGGGTATGCCAAGTGACTTCACACATGTAGTGGCTCTGGTCATCCATCTCCAGGATATTCAGTTGAAGGGACACATCTCCTGGAACCTCGTGGTTCACATGCAGGCGGCCCCGGTACTTTGCTTGCTGGATATGGTCTCCAGAGGAGTCACGTAGGAAGATGGTGACTGGGTCTGAACCACGTTGTACCAACCACTTTACCAAGACTTGAGTGTAACCTTGCAGAGGACCATAGGTGCAGGGAATATTCACATCCCCTTTCCAAGGCCCTGTGACACTCTCAGCTGCTTCCAGGATGGGATGGCCTAAAGAGGAGGACCAGAGGAAGAAAGCAGACATAGATGGCACATCCACTTGGGAGCTAGGGTTGCAGTGGAAGGCCTCAAGAGGCTTCTGAGAAACACTGCTCAACTTTCCTTCCATCATACTTTCAGGTTCCCTATAGCTTTTTGTTCTCTACCAGCCTTCCCATCAATCAGAACCAGACCTCAGAAGGAAAGCCATCAACATTGTTTAGTTCTTTTGAATTTCAAGTCCTTTTCCTGTCACTTTGCTGCAAGGTGACCCTGGGTAAGTCACCTTCCACTACAGAGGACCCgttttcttcatctataatgTAGAGTTTAGATGGAATGGTCTCTAAGTGTTCTGCAAACTCTGATGTTCTGTAAGTTCATGAAAAtaacttctttcaacattttccAAAAGGGGTGTGGGAGCAAATGCTGAGCAGTTGGGTCTGGgctattttatttatgttattatGTACCTAGAGAAATGTAGGGGCTGCAGGGCTAAGAAAGAAAGGGCCATCTGCCTTGCTTATTCCCTGTTGCTCCCTCAGAAGGGCTCAGTGATTGAGTCCCCAACCCTAAGCTCTTCtctggaagggaggaaggaggcaaaTAAAGAGCAATTCTGAGGGTGGAACCTTGTGTGAGATGCATTCCTGTTTAACAAAATTATTAGTTATTCTTAAGTTTGAAACCTGCGCTTTCTAAGCctgactgttctttttttttttttttctgatttctctcctttcattgtttatttttttattttggtttctctTAGTTCTCAGCAAAGGTACATTGGAAAATTCCATCCTGAGGAAGAATGGAGAAGAAAATGTCTGGAGAGGAAAAGAGTCTGAGTAAAATCCTAGAGCTGGCTGCTAGGGATGGTGGCAGGACCAAAAGGAGATTGCTCCTTGGCATGCTGGGATGGGAAACCCAGGGGGAAAAAGTTGGGGGTGTTGAGAGCGTCATCAACTTCCATCAGAAATTTCCATCAATCAGTTCATATTTTGAGGGTTTTGTGTATTATCTAACTGGGGCCAGGAGTGAGGGATTGTTTATTTAGACAATGTCTTTATGTCTCTCCTAGGAGAGGTAGTTTCACAGTGTGAGCTATTACTGAATAAAAGCCTTTTATGTATACCAGGATTCCAAGGCTTCAGT is a window encoding:
- the VSIG4 gene encoding V-set and immunoglobulin domain-containing protein 4 isoform X1 yields the protein MGLLLNFLLLGHLTVVTYGHPILEAAESVTGPWKGDVNIPCTYGPLQGYTQVLVKWLVQRGSDPVTIFLRDSSGDHIQQAKYRGRLHVNHEVPGDVSLQLNILEMDDQSHYMCEVTWHTLAGNEVVRDKIIELRIQKLSVSKPTVTTGSGYGFTVPQGMRISLQCQARGSPPISYAWYKEQIQDQEPIKVAALSTLLFKPAEVANSGSYFCTAKGRVGSEQRSDIVKLVVKDSSKPLNANTEAPTTMQYPIVIATSTENPPWGLTTEVDGYLEKTSAGSGKGLPIFAIILIISLCCVVVFTMAYIVHCRKTSQQEHVYEVARVHARDANDSGETMRVAIFASGCSTEEPASWTLDNDYSEDPCLGQEYQIIAQINSDYARLLHTVPPDYGLLATDSKSVC